The following nucleotide sequence is from Brachyspira suanatina.
TGCTCTGTAATTGTTAGTGGTATTTCTTCTTTGCATAACATTGCTGAATGCATTTATATACTGATCTGCTGCTGCATCTCCGTTACAATGGGCCTGAAGCTGCATTTCATCATCTAATGCTTTTTCAACGTATTTTTCTACTGCCGCATTACTATATATTCCATATCCTCTGTATCTTGCTGGTCCGCTTACATAAGGCTGTTCTAGCCATGCAGTTTTTGCCTGAGGAGAACCGTCTAAAAATATTTTATAGCCTCCTATTTTAAATCTATTGCTGTACTTTCCTACCATTTCTTTATTAGTTTCTACTATAGAGTCAGAATTTTTTAAATCTATAAATCCTATAATATCTATTCTAAATCTATTATTCTTTATCATATTATTTACAAGAGGAAATTCAGCAGTTGATAATAAAGCATCCTGTGCTGTTGTAATACCGTATCCTAAATAAACATCTTCAGCTTGATTTACAAATCTCATTAAATCTTCATCTGTCAATTCAAAGTTAATAGTATTGGCATAATGTAAAAAAGCTGTTTCTTCCATATATCCTGTAGGCTTTCTGCTGTCAGGATATCTCTCTATTACTCCGCCTTCTATATCCGGTGTATTTTCATCAACTCCAAACTCTTCCAATGCTTTTGAATTCATTGCTCCTACATGTCCTGAAGCATGAGTTATAAATATTGGGTGGGTATCAGAAATTTTATCTAAATCATCTCTATTAGGATTTTTATTATCAGGAAGTAAATTATTATCATAACCAAATCCCACAACCCAAGCATCTTGTTTTAATTTATTTATTTCTATATAATTAGTGATCCTTTGAGCTATTTCAAGTAAATTAGTAGAGCCTGTTAAATCTACTGTAGTGAGGGCTTGAGCAAATCTAACCAAATGGCTGTGAGAATCTATAAATCCGGGCATTAAAGTTTTACCCTGCAAATCTACTACTTCGGCATATACATTGTTCAAAATACTTTTTTCATCTTCTTCTGTATAAGCTACTTTCATTATTGTATTATCTCTTACTTCTATAGCCCTAGCATAAACAGCTTCATCGCCTTTCATAGTAATTATATTTCCATTATGATAAACTTTTATTTTATGAGTAATTTTATCATAACATGAAATTGATAATACAGATAAAATCATTAATAATAAAAAATATAATTTTTTCATTTTAAAGCCTTAAATAAGTTGTGATTAATATTATAACATTAATGTAAAAATTAAAAACACTTAATTACCTTATATAATAGAAATTAATTAAAAAATTATGAACTATTTATTATTTAAGTTTTTATTTTTATATTAAAATATTATATTTTATTAATAAGGAGTTTATAAGATGAAAATATTAATAACGGGCTTTGAACCTTTTGATAAAGAAATAATTAATCCTTCTTGGGAGACAGTTAATAGTTTACATAATATTATAGAGGGTAATGAAATAATTAAATTAAAACTTCCTACTGTATTTAAAAAGTCTTATAATAAACTTTTTGGGAATTTAGAAAATATTAAACCTGATATAGTTATATGTGTGGGGCAGGCTGGCGGAAGATATGAAATATCATTGGAAAGAGTGGCTATCAATATAGATGATGCTAGAATAAAAGACAATGAAGGAAATCAGCCTATGGATGAAATTATATTTAATGACGGAGAGAATGCTTATTTTTCTACGCTTCCTATAAAAAGAATAAAAGAAGAATTAAATAAAATTTCTATACCAGCTGCTATTTCAAATACTGCAGGTACTTTTGTATGCAATCATATAATCTATTCTTTGTTATACTACATAAAAAAGAATGATTTAAATATTAAAGGCGGATTTATACATGTTCCTTATATAATAGAACAAATACTAGATAAGCCTAATACTCCATACATGACTAAAGATATGATAGTAAAAGCTCTTGAAGTAATAATAAAAACTTCTGTATTATATTAAATAAAATCTGTTATACGCTTTTCAACTTATATTATAAGAAGTATTGATATAATAACCATTGCATATATAATCATTATATTAAAAATTTAAAATTAGGAAATTATATCAATGAACTATCGTATTTTCATCGAAAAAAAAGACGGCTTTAATTTGGAAGCTAAAAGATTAGAAAATCAATTAAAAGAAAATTTCAAAATAAAATGTAATGTAAGACTTCTCAATGTTTATGATATTTTTAATATTGAAGAAAATCAGTTAAATAATTCAATTAAAGTAATATTTTCAGAACCTCCTACTGATAAAATTGTTGAAAAAAAAGATTTTGATGGTTTAAAACATTTCGCAGTTGAATATTTACCTGGACAATTCGATCAGAGAGCAGATTCAGCATTACAATGCTTGAAACTTATTTATAATGATATAGAAGATATAACTATAGTAAGCGGAAAAGTTGTCATTTTTGACGGTAATATAGATGACAGTACAATAGAAAAAATAAAAAAATTCTATATTAACCCAGTGGAAAGCAGAGAAAAAGATTTAAACAAATTAGAAATAGAACCTCATCAAAAAGCTGATGATATTAAAGATGTAGAAAATTTCATTAATTTAAATATAGATGAACTTCATAAATATAGAGATACTCTTGATTTGGCAATGACTTATAAGGATATAGAGTTCGTACAAAATTATTTCAAAAATGAAGAGAAAAGAAACCCAACAGAAACAGAAATAAAAGTACTTGATACATATTGGTCAGATCACTGCCGCCATACAACATTCATGACAAAAATCAATGATGTAAAATTAGAGAATGATAAGAGTAATTTTTCAGAAGTTATACTTAATGCCATTAATAAATATCATGATATGAGAAAAGAGCTTTACGGAGAAGATGTTGATAGTAAAAGAGATATTAATTTAATGGACATGGCAACAGTATCTGCTAAATACATAAAGAAAAAAGGAAAACTTGAAGATTTAGAAATTTCAGATGAGATAAATGCATGTTCTATTTATATAGATGTTGATGCCGTTGATGAGAACGGAAAAAACAAAACAGAAAAATATTTATTAATGTTTAAAAACGAAACTCATAATCACCCTACAGAAATAGAACCTTTCGGAGGAGCTTCTACTTGTTTGGGAGGAGCTATAAGAGACCCTCTTTCTGGAAGAAGCTATGTATATCAGGCGATAAGAGTTACAGGAAGTGCTAATCCATTAGAAAAGCTAGAAGATACTTTAGCAGGAAAACTTCCTCAAAAGAAAATCACAACAACTGCAGCATCAGGATATTCTTCTTATGGTAATCAAATAGGTCTTACAACTTGTTTAGTTAATGAAGTATATGATGAAGGATATAAAGCAAAAAGACTTGAAGTAGGTGCTGTTGTAGGTGCAGTTCCTGTAAACTATGTTCGCAGAGAAAAACCAAAAGCAGGCGATATAGTTATAGTGCTTGGAGGAAGAACAGGAAGAGACGGATGCGGCGGTGCTACAGGTTCATCAAAAAGTCATACTGATACATCTTTAAGACTTTGCGGTGCTGAAGTACAAAAAGGTAATGCCCCAGAAGAAAGAAAAATACAAAGATTATTCAGAAATAAAAAGGTTACTAAATTAATAAAAAAATGTAATGACTTCGGTGCAGGCGGTGTTTCTGTTGCTATAGGTGAATTATCAGATGGAATTGACATTAATCTTGATGTGCTGCCTGTTAAATATTTAGGATTAAACGGCACTGAACTTGCAATATCAGAATCTCAGGAAAGAATGGCTGTTGTTGTTGAAAGTAAAGATGCAGATACATTTATAAAACTTGCCAATGAAGAAAATATTGAAGCTACAAAGGTTGCCACTATAACAGATACTAACAGACTTGTAATGTATTTGAAAGGCAAAAAGATTGTAGATATAAGCCGTAAGTTTTTAGATACAAACGGAGCTAAACAAGAAACTAATGCTGTACTTAGAAATATAGATTTTGAAAATAATCCTTTCAGCACAAAGAATGCATGTTCTTTAACATCTCATTGGTTTAATATGATAGAGGATTTGAATGTAGCTTCTCAAAAAGGACTTATTGAAATGTTTGACTCATCAATAGGAGCAACAACTGTATTAATGCCTTTCGGCGGAAAATACCAAATGACCCCAAGCGATGTAAGCATTCAAAAAATACCTATATTCGATAATAATGCTAAAGAAATAAATACTGCTTCTGCTATATCTTGGGGTTATAATCCTTCTATAATGAAATGGTCAGAGTTTCATGGCGGTATATATTCTGTAATAGAATCAATGTCAAAACTTGTTTCTATTGGTGCTGATTATAAAAATATAAGATTATCATTCCAAGAATATTTTGAGAAATTAGGAAATGATGCTAAAAAATGGGGTAAAGTTTATTCTGCATTGCTTGGTACAATATATGCTCAAACAGAATTTGATATACCAGCTATAGGCGGAAAAGACTCTATGAGCGGTACTTTTAATAATATATCAGTTCCTTCAACTTTAATATCATTTGCAGTATCAACTGTAAACTCTAAAGATGTTATATCTCACGAATTCAAATCTGCTAATAATTATGTTTACTTAATAAAACATGATATGCTAGAAAATTATATGCCTAATATTTCCGAAATAAAAGAAAATTTTGAATTCATACATCAAAACATAAAAGACAAAAAAATATTATCAGCTTATACTATTAAATTCGGAGGTATTGCTGAAGCTTTAACAAAAATGTCTTTCGGTAACAGAATAGGTGTTGATATAAAAGATGAGCTTTATTTCTTTAATTTAATGCCTGCTTCATTTATAGTAGAAACTAAAAATGAATTAAATTATAAAAATGCTGTACTTATAGGAAAAACTATAAATGAATACAAAATAAAAGTATGCGGTGAAACTGTAGATTTAGAGGAAATAGAAAAATTATGGCTTGATAAATTATCTCCAGTATTCCCTTATAAAACTTATGAGGACATAGAAACTTACCAGCTAGCTGAATATAAAAGAGAAGCACCATTTATATGCAAGAATAAAACAGCTAAGCCTAATGTATTAATAGCGGCATTCTTGGGTACTAACTGCGAATATGATACTCAAAAAGCATTCTCTGATGCAGGAGCTGACACTGATATTTTTGTATTTAGAAACATTAAACCAGAATACATAAAAGAATCTATTGAAGAGATGTCTAAAAAAATAGATAATTCTCAAATATTTATGATTCCGGGAGGATTCAGTGCTGCAGATGAGCCTGACGGTTCAGGAAAGTTTATTTCTGCAATACTTACAAATGAGAAAATTAAAAATTCTATACATAAATTATTAGAACGCGATGGGCTTGTATTGGGTATATGTAATGGTTTCCAAGCATTAATAAAATCAGGACTTCTTCCCTATGGAAAAATAGGAAACATTACAGAAAACTCTCCAACTCTTACATTCAATAAAATAGGAAGACATATTTCCCAAATGGTAACAACAAAGGTAGTATCAAATAATTCTCCTTGGCTTTATAATATACCAGTAGGAAGTGAATTAGTTGTTCCTGTTTCTCATGGTGAGGGAAGATTCTTTGCTGATGAAAATACAGTAAAAGAGTTAATCAAAAAAGGACAAGTTGCTACTCAATATGTTAATTTAGAATCAAAGCCTACTAATGAGTTTAGATTCAATCCTAATGGTTCAGTTTATGCTATCGAAGGTATAATTTCAGAGGACGGAAAAGTATTGGGTAAAATGGGGCATAGTGAAAGATACGGAAACAATTTATACAAAAACATCATTACAAAGGATATTTATAACATCTTTGAAAATGGCGTAAATTATTTCAAATAAAAATATCTAAACTTATAAAAAATAAAGCTGTAGTCTTTTATAAAGATTACAGCTTTTTATTATTAATAGTGAAAATATGTGTAATTTACATAATTCAATATCAATCAATAAAAAAGTATATATAATTTAATATCTAAAATATTATCAATATATTGAATATTAATATTTTTTATTATAATATATAAGAAAGGTATTTTTTATTAATAAAAAGTTATAAATCATATTCAAGGATAGTATAATGAATATTTCAGATATATCAAAAGATAAAATTAAATTAATAGCTACAGATTTAGATGGTACTTTACTTAATGATAAAAAAGAAATTGGTGATTATACTAAAAAAATATTAAATATACTTATGAATGATTATAAAATAGAACTTGTATTATCAAGCGGCAGACCTTATGAAGGAATCATAAATTATAATAAAATTTTAGAAAATGATAATTGTTCAATAATTTTTAACGGAGCTAATATAGTTGATAAAGAAGGCAAAGTTATATATAAAAAAACTATTGAAGAAAATGCCTGCAGATCTATAATAAATATGTCAGCAAAATATGATGTATGCATACATGTTTATGATAATGGTAAATATATAGTATCAAAGGAAGATTTTCCTATAAAGTCTTATGTACAAAAAGATCAGTCTCTTCCTGCAGTTTACGGCTTAAATAATATAAATAATTATGTATTTGATAAGATGCTTATTTTGGGAGATAGGGGAATTTTAGATAATCTTAAAAGCGAAATAGATTCTCAGTTTGATGTGCATTCTTGTTTTTCTGGTCCTTTTTCTTTAGAGATAACTTCAAAAGGTACTAATAAAGGTAATGCTTTAAAATGGATTTGTAATAATAAAGGTATAGATATAAAAGACATTATTTCATTTGGAGATAATTTTAATGATGTTGAAATGGTTGAGTATGCAGGTGTTGGAGTTGCTATGGCAAATGCTGAAGAAGAGTTAAAACAAAAAGCTGATTATATTGCTCTTTCAAATGATGAAGATGGAGTAGGTAAATTTTTAAGCAATATTTTTTCAATACAATGATATGGTTATTTATATATTATGAAAGAATTAGATTTTATAAAGAATAAAATAAAAAATATAAAAGAAGAATTAATAAATATAAGACGGGATATACATTCTCATCCTGAATTATCAAATGAAGAGTTTAGAACTATGGATATAGTATCTAAATATTTGACATTTCATAATATAAAGCATAGAACAAAAATCGCAGGTACAGGTATTATAGCTGATATTGAAGGCATTGATAAAAGTTTTACCGTTGCTTTTAGAGCAGATATTGATGCTCTTCCTATAGAGGATTTAAAATATTGTGATTATTCTTCTAAAAATAAAGGTATTTGTCATGCTTGCGGACATGATGTGCATACAGCTATTAATATGGGTATAGCAAATATATTTTCAAATAATAATGAAAATAAAGAAAAAATTATACCTCCTTGTAATGTGAGATTAATATTTCAGCCTGCAGAAGAAACTACAGGCGGAGCTTTACGCATGATAAAAGAGAATGCTTTAGAAAATGTTAATGTCATATATGGGCTTCATGTTTCATCTAATGCTGATATTGGATATATACAGATAAATGATAATATAGTTAATGCAAGCTGCCTAGATTTTATAATAAAAGTTTATGGAAAAAGCAGTCATGGAGCTAATCCTTCAGGCGGTGTGGATGCTATAGTTATTGCATCAAAAATAATAAATGATTTACAAACTGTAATAAGCAGGAATATACCTGCAGAAGATAGTGCAGTCATTACAATTGGTACTATTAATGGAGGAACAGCTACAAATATAATATGTGATTATGTTGAAATTACAGGTACTATAAGAGCTTTAAAAGAAAGCATTATGGATAAAATAAAATCAAGAATAAAAAAGATAGTAAAGTTTATATCTAATTCTTTTGATGGGGATGCTGAGTTTATAGAAACCGTTTATTTTGCATCTCTTGTAAATTGGAAAGATGCATCAAGTATTGTAAGAGAGAATGCTTTGTATTCTTTAGGTGAAAATAAAGTATTGGAATTAAGTCCTTCTTTAGGTGCTGAAGATTTTTCTTTCTTTGTACAGAATAAACCAGGAGCATTTTTTTATATAGGTGCTAAAAATGAAAAGAAAGGAATAACACATAAAGCACATAATGGATTATTTGATGTAGATGAAAATTGTATAGAAATAGGATTGATGCTTCAAATAATGAATCTATATAAAAGTTATTCAAAAAAAGACTTGTTCTATATTGGAAAAGAAAGAAATTAATTAGTATTTATTTTTTATCACTAAAATATATTTATATTATATATTTTATTAAATAAAAAATAATTGTATAAAAAAAGATATATTATATAATAATTAGTCAATATTTTAGTTTTTATGGAATTATATATGAAAAATATAAAATTAAAAAATAATAGTTTTTATTTGATTTCTTTATTATTAATAATTTTGCTTTATTATTTTATTACTCAGTTACTATTTCCTATGTTTTCAGTAATGAAAATGAATTTCAGTATTATTGATATATTGTATATTTATTTATTTTCAATAATATCCTATATTCTATCGGACAAAAATAATTATATTTCTTACTTTTTTATAATAGTTGCTGTATTTTCTTTTTTTGCTATAGAACCATTAGGAATTACTATAGAGGCTAAGCCTTTATTTTTTACTGATATGCCGGATTTATATCCTTCTCTTATAGAAGTACTTCCATTATACATGAAAATCATAACAATATCTGCAACTACTTTGTATTTTGGGCTTTTATTTGCCTATGCTTTATATTTTATATATAGATTGATTAAAATGTATAAAATAAATATTAAGAAAGCTGTTATAATGACTTTAATAGTGGCAGCTGTAACTTATATATCATTTTTTAGAAATATAAAAATAGATTCTATATATGTTGATTATATTAATATAGCTAATAAGTATGGTATTATTAATACTATAAGTTATAGAATATCTTATGATAAATTTATGAAAGTAGATTCAGATATAGAAAATGTACAAGAAGCAATTAATATATTAAAAGAAGCACAGAGTAAAAGAGATATATCACATTTAATGCTTTCTTATGATACTGATAAAAAGAGAGATGTATTTGTAATATTTTTAGAATCTTTTTATGATTATGAACATTTTCTGCCTTTAATGGATAAAGATCCTTTTCCTAAAGAATATAGAGAATGGGCAAGCAATTCTACTAAAGTAGGACCTAATGATGGTTACGGAAGCTTATTTGCTAGAACTTCGGGACTCACAGGAACTTCTCCTATATTTCCTAAAAAACAAAAAACACCTATATATACAGCTTTGCCTTATTTAATGAAAGATAACGGATATTATACTATAGCTTTAGAGGAATCAGATGTAACATATTATCTTGATGCTTTATTTCCTAATATTGGTATAGATGAAGTTGTATTTAAATTGGGACTTACAAATATAAAAAATTATATAAAAACAAATGATTTTGATAAGCCTATATTTGTAACAGGATTTACATTTATGGGACATGCTGGAAGTCATGTTGAAAATGATTTAGATGTATACGAAAACAATAAAAGCTTTATGGACAAAATAGATAAAAGAGATATACCTGTATTAGTTGAAACAATGGAAAATTCTGCATTAACTGCTAAAGATATAATAGATACAAAAAACGCTATATTAGAAAAATATCCTGATGCTTTAATAATATTTAAACATGATCATTTGTATCCGTATTTAAAAACTATAATACATAATTCAAACATAGATGATTCAATAAAAGAAGATTTCTTTAATTCTTATGATATTTCTCCTTTACTAATATGGAATGGTACTAATGGATATTATAGATTTGAAGAGAATGGATTTCCTCCAGAAAATATACCTATGTTTGTTGCTGTAAATACAGGAGCTAATTATACGAATTCTATAATATCATTATTGTATAAAGATAAGACAGATGACATCATTAGATTCTATAATTCTTTTTATACTAATGATAATGGAAAGATAGTTAGATTAGAAATAGATAGGAACAGTTTATCATATAAACAGAACAATGCTCAAAGAATATTATCTCAGGATTTATTCAGAGGAAAAAAGTATTTTTATGAATGTATAAATAATTGATTCTTTATAAAAATAAGGACGGACAAATAATTGTCAGCCCTTATTATTATTTTACTTTGTTATTAGTCTAATTTATATCCTACAATTTTACCATTGTTATCAACACAAACTTCTCTGTTATTTCCCAATTTTAATTTGTAGCTTAAATATTATTTGCTTATTTCTAATACAGGTACTTGAGGGTATTTTGTATTTATCGGTTGATTATTTCCAGATACATCAGTCCAATTTCCTTGTCTATCAAAATCAATTTCTAAACAGCTAGCTAATTCTACTTTGTATGATTGTCTATCCTATTCAGCATAAACTATTTTATCATTTGAAAAATTAGCTTTTACAAATTCCTGTGCATTTTTTTGAAGCTGATTTGCTTGTATTGACATGTTAGCAGCAAAAGAACTAACTACAGACAATATTATATAGATGCCACTAAAATAATTTGTTTGAAATGTTTTCTTATAAAATAACTCCTTTTATTTTTTCGTTATACTTATATGATAGTACATAAAAAACTGATCGTTAATTTATTTTACAATATTTTCGAATAAAATTTACTTAAAGTATTAAAAAGTAAATATTTGTATATTTTGTAAATAATTTTTGATAAACAAAAAAAGCCGGCATATATGAATATACCGGCTTTTTTAATGATTTTTTATGCTATTAATCTAATTTATCGCCTGTTATTTGTCCGTTATTAGATACATAAACTTCTCTGTTATTTGCTAATTTTAATTTATAGCTATTATATTCTTTGCTTATTTCTAGAACTTCAATTTGAGGATATTTTGCTTGTACACTCTTTAATACTGCTGTAGGTATAAACTGAGTAGGTATAGGTCTGTTATTTCCAGATACATCAGTCCAATTTCCTTGTCTGTCAAAATCAATTTCTACACCACTAGCTAATTCTACTTTGTATGATTGTCTGTCCTGTTCTGCATAAACTATTTGATCATTTGGGAAATTAGTTTTCACAAAAGTTTGAGCATTTTGAGGTAATTGATTAGCTTGTATAGGCATATCCTCTGCTGTTAAAACTAAACTTGAAATCATCATTAAAGATGCTATAGAGATGAAAAGTTTTAATTTTTTTGTCATACGCTTCTCCTATTTTTGAAATCCTTTTGTAATATTAAAACTCATATATTTTTTTTATGTAAAATATTATTTATAAACAATATTATTTTTTTTACAATTTTAAATAAATTTTGATTATAATTTTATAAAAAATAATTTACAAAAAAAAATATTGACTTTTTGTAAAAAAATATTAAATTCTTTTAAGATATAGCAAAAAGGAGGAAGTATGGCTCATAACATTATAGATGGATATAGAAAAATAGAAGGTAATTATCCAACCTATAGAGAATATTTAATACATTTCTACTGTAAAGATTGTTCTAATTTTTGGGCAGTAGATGATAAAGAAATTAATATATCAGAAGATGATGATATTTCTCAAATTGATGATATAATTGAAGATTCAGTATCACATTGTCCAATATGCGGATCTACAAACATAACAAGGAGCAATAATAATAATTAATAAATAAAAAATATTAGAGAAGGTATTATTATATATCTTCTCTTTTATTTTCTATAAAGTCAACGATTTCTTTGCATCCAAGATCTTGAGCTATATTAAGTGCATCTTTATCGTCTTCATTTTTTATTCTTAAATCAGCACCGTTTTCTATAAGCATTTGAGTGGCTTTTATATTATTGTTTTTTACAGCTATTATTAAAGCAGTGTCTCCTCTCACATCTATGTCATTAATATTGGCGCCATTTTTTATTAGATAATCAATAGTTTCTATAGCCCCATCTTCAGCAGCATACATTAAAGGTGTCTTATTACTAAAATCTTTTGAATTAATATTAACTCCGGAAGCTATTAATCTTTTAATCTTTGAAAGATCTCCATATAAACAAGCTATATGTATATTTTCTGAGCTTTCTATTTTGATATTTTTAGTTATTTTTTTCATAATAGGCCATAATATAACTATGGCTACTATTACGACTATGATGATAGTGTTGAAATTCATTGTTATTTCCAATTTATATAAAATTATATACCCGTAATATGTTTATAAAACAATATAGAATTATTATAGTAAAAGCTATTATTTTTTTAAATAAATAATTTTGCCTTCCTCATTTTTAGTATCTATAACTATATCTTTTCCTTTCAACTGCATAGCAGAGTCATATATAACATAAGGTATATTTA
It contains:
- a CDS encoding ankyrin repeat domain-containing protein, translated to MNFNTIIIVVIVAIVILWPIMKKITKNIKIESSENIHIACLYGDLSKIKRLIASGVNINSKDFSNKTPLMYAAEDGAIETIDYLIKNGANINDIDVRGDTALIIAVKNNNIKATQMLIENGADLRIKNEDDKDALNIAQDLGCKEIVDFIENKREDI